Proteins from a genomic interval of Lolium perenne isolate Kyuss_39 chromosome 1, Kyuss_2.0, whole genome shotgun sequence:
- the LOC127326269 gene encoding enoyl-CoA delta isomerase 2, peroxisomal isoform X3: MCTLEKRGRVFVLTLTGDGEHRLGHALIASIRAALASVAAQAAQSGPGAALVTVAEGRFFSNGLDIGWAGTSRAKLGELVAALRPVAADLLALPMPTVAAVTGHASAGGFLLALCHDYRVMRADRGVLYMSEVDIGLPLPPYFVALFRAKVTAAHALRDVLLRGRKLRAPEAREMGIVDVVCPGAPETAAEALRLAEELAARKWDGAVYASIRVSMFPDACRKVGIVEESDEDKARSFASKL, from the coding sequence atgTGCACGCTGGAGAAGCGCGGCCGCGTCTTCGTGCTCACCCTCACGGGCGACGGCGAGCACCGGCTGGGCCACGCGCTCATCGCCTCCATCCGCGCCGCGCTCGCCTCCGTCGCGGCCCAAGCGGCCCAATCCGGCCCGGGGGCGGCCCTGGTGACCGTCGCCGAGGGCCGCTTCTTCTCCAACGGTCTCGACATCGGGTGGGCGGGCACCTCCCGCGCCAAGCTCGGGGAGCTGGTGGCCGCGCTGCGCCCCGTGGCCGCCGACCTCCTGGCCCTCCCCATGCCCACCGTCGCCGCCGTCACCGGCCACGCCTCGGCCGGCGGGTTCCTCCTCGCGCTCTGCCACGACTACCGCGTCATGCGCGCCGACCGCGGCGTGCTCTACATGAGCGAGGTCGACATCGGCCTGCCCCTCCCGCCCTACTTCGTCGCGCTCTTCCGCGCCAAGGTCACCGCCGCGCACGCGCTCCGCGACGTCCTGCTCCGCGGCCGGAAGCTCCGGGCGCCCGAGGCCAGGGAGATGGGCATCGTCGACGTCGTCTGCCCCGGCGCGCCCGAGACCGCCGCCGAGGCGCTCAGGCTCGCCGAGGAGCTCGCCGCCAGGAAGTGGGACGGCGCCGTCTACGCCTCCATCAGGGTCTCCATGTTCCCCGACGCGTGCAGGAAGGTTGGGATTGTTGAGGAGAGCGATGAGGACAAGGCCAGGAGCTTCGCCTCCAAGCTCTGA
- the LOC127326269 gene encoding disease resistance protein RPS2 isoform X1, translating to MRAIPMSQILHVLLSPVVGVFANEIWKPIKRHSSYCLKPNTSVGRLAKATTYLKDAKDTIEEKIQLGELQSKRLTEQAQRWIDSARSAVDESYMINNKYEGRKIHFFGCSWNCFFNYRIGKAAAKTKSDAEELNKIVPRDGSIFSLLPPVGRELPLPPNIVGQTEYKDKIVGDIKQGCTMSFIGICGMGGAGKTTLLKQLNNVFSGAAEAHEFDHVIYVEVGQQQHLSTVQHNIAAQLGLALGHDESSISRSASIYNFLKERRFLLLIDDLWQMLDLVNVGVPQGSTQVGPRNRQMVIITTRLQHVCHGMQAHAHVIMLQRLKSDQAWSLFEVNAGCDKLTNSNSQIKGYAKSIVEKCGGLPLALKIVGQAMASKRSEHEWEHTVMLLQQSQFHKVPDAGSDLYHVLYVSYDQLPDERTKQCFLFVVLTSHDCVYVPYTIDIWMSHGLIGDDGDVRNSYLRGHSVLGCLKRACLLEEHPRGESYVRMHDIVRDVALWIVATQQGDGPNKNWLVRHCGEEVEPQEWSSSIERISLRNKSDVAIPDARSCAAHLLLTLVLDRNLRICKVPTGLFTSTPSLTHLSLPRTSIQQLPSDIGALVNLQYLNLSETPLQLIPVELQFLKSLRYLYLGYTDQLKTIPDGTISALSLLRVLDMYKSGPFPEEKTRAYIEELESLAFLQFLGFTVTDCESLHRIFNLPLRFLDIQGVEGLRRLHMSPTLVSKTRARQLDTLALYGIESLESLLIGETDMDSDWYFKILDELRLKNLQNLKSIVWKGVVPHLCLPLLRTLQIEGCHSIRTITWIKQLPCLEEVYVVDCYSVLELASTDDDEGPLSCAATAPFPRLKVLGLSVLMNLHNICDDTLSFPCLQRLVVYECCMLEKLPTRLLKEESAPLILGKNDWWQKLGWDDNSVKSILFPFFRELPAYFQGSMAETYSALHT from the exons ATGAGAG CAATCCCCATGTCTCAGATTTTGCATGTGCTACTCTCCCCAGTAGTCGGCGTCTTTGCAAATGAGATATGGAAGCCAATTAAGCGGCACTCTAGCTACTGCCTGAAACCCAACACTAGTGTTGGTAGACTAGCAAAGGCTACTACATATTTGAAAGACGCCAAAgacactattgaggagaaaattcaaCTGGGTGAACTCCAGAGCAAAAGACTCACAGAGCAAGCACAACGGTGGATAGATAGTGCTCGATCAGCAGTAGACGAATCGTACATGATCAACAATAAGTATGAGGGAAGGAAAATACATTTCTTTGGTTGCTCCTGGAATTGTTTCTTCAACTATAGGATTGGTAAAGCTGCTGCCAAGACAAAGAGTGATGCCGAGGAGCTAAACAAAATAGTTCCACGGGATGGTAGTATCTTCAGTTTGCTTCCCCCAGTTGGCAGAGAGCTACCTCTGCCACCTAACATTGTGGGGCAGACTGAGTACAAAGACAAGATTGTTGGTGACATCAAACAAGGCTGCACCATGAGTTTCATTGGGATATGTGGTATGGGAGGTGCAGGCAAAACAACTCTACTTAAGCAATTAAACAACGTCTTCAGCGGCGCTGCAGAAGCGCATGAATTCGATCATGTCATTTATGTGGAAGTAGGTCAGCAACAACATCTGAGTACAGTTCAGCATAATATCGCAGCCCAGCTCGGCCTGGCACTAGGACATGATGAAAGCTCCATTTCTAGATCTGCATCCATTTACAACTTCTTGAAGGAAAGGAGGTTTCTGTTGTTGATAGATGACCTTTGGCAAATGCTGGACCTAGTCAATGTTGGCGTACCACAAGGTTCCACACAAGTTGGCCCTCGGAATAGGCAGATGGTAATTATCACAACACGTTTACAACATGTCTGTCATGGAATGCAAGCGCATGCTCATGTGATTATGCTACAAAGGCTAAAGTCTGACCAAGCGTGGAGTCTCTTTGAAGTAAATGCAGGATGCGATAAACTAACCAACAGTAATTCTCAAATCAAAGGCTATGCCAAGAGCATTGTGGAAAAGTGTGGAGGCCTCCCACTAGCGCTCAAGATAGTTGGGCAGGCTATGGCATCAAAAAGAAGTGAACATGAATGGGAACATACTGTGATGTTGCTTCAACAGTCTCAGTTCCACAAAGTTCCAGATGCAGGAAGTGACCTATACCATGTACTGTATGTTAGTTATGACCAACTGCCAGATGAGAGGACAAAGCAATGTTTTCTTTTCGTTGTCTTGACTTCACATGATTGTGTGTATGTGCCATATACAATAGATATTTGGATGAGCCATGGGTTAATAGGTGACGATGGTGATGTCAGGAACAGCTATTTGAGAGGACACTCGGTTCTTGGGTGCTTAAAAAGAGCTTGCCTGTTGGAAGAACATCCTAGAGGGGAAAGTTATGTGAGGATGCATGATATCGTCCGAGATGTAGCTCTTTGGATTGTAGCAACCCAACAAGGAGATGGACCAAATAAGAACTGGCTAGTCCGTCACTGTGGGGAAGAGGTGGAGCCACAAGAGTGGAGCAGTAGTATTGAAAGAATTTCCCTTAGGAACAAGAGTGATGTTGCCATTCCTGATGCTCGCAGTTGCGCAGCTCACCTTTTGTTGACTCTGGTACTGGACAGAAACTTGAGGATTTGCAAGGTTCCTACAGGCCTTTTTACAAGTACTCCATCTCTCACTCACTTGAGTCTACCGAGAACTAGTATTCAACAACTCCCATCAGATATTGGAGCATTAGTAAACTTGCAGTACCTTAATCTTTCGGAAACGCCACTCCAATTGATCCCAGTGGAGCTGCAGTTCTTGAAAAGTTTGAGGTACCTATATTTAGGATATACAGATCAATTGAAAACTATCCCAGATGGGACCATATCTGCACTAAGTCTGCTGAGGGTGCTTGATATGTACAAAAGCGGTCCTTTTCCAGAGGAAAAAACACGGGCATACATTGAGGAGTTGGAGAGTTTGGCATTCTTACAATTTCTTGGCTTCACGGTTACTGATTGTGAGTCCCTTCACAGAATTTTCAACCTGCCCTTGAGATTTCTTGATATACAAGGAGTTGAAGGCTTGCGACGTCTCCATATGTCACCTACACTCGTTAGCAAAACAAGGGCACGCCAGCTTGATACCTTAGCATTGTATGGAATAGAAAGCTTGGAGAGCTTGCTGATAGGTGAAACGGATATGGATTCAGACTGGTACTTTAAAATCCTTGATGAGCTCCGATTGAAGAACCTCCAAAATCTGAAAAGTATCGTATGGAAAGGGGTGGTGCCTCATCTTTGCCTTCCTTTACTTCGTACGCTACAGATAGAAGGCTGCCACAGCATCAGGACAATCACATGGATCAAGCAGTTGCCCTGCCTAGAGGAGGTATATGTGGTTGATTGTTATTCAGTGTTGGAGTTAGCGAGTACTGATGATGACGAAGGACCCTTGTCATGTGCTGCCACGGCTCCGTTTCCTCGTCTCAAGGTACTCGGACTAAGTGTTCTcatgaacctgcacaacatatgTGATGACACACTCTCATTCCCGTGCTTGCAGCGCTTGGTTGTGTACGAGTGTTGTATGCTGGAGAAACTGCCAACCAGGTTGCTAAAAGAAGAGAGTGCGCCACTCATACTCGGCAAAAATGACTGGTGGCAGAAACTAGGTTGGGACGACAATAGCGTGAAATCTATTTTATTTCCATTCTTCAGGGAACTGCCTGCATATTTTCAAGGAAGTATGGCAGAAACCTATAGTGCATTACATACATAA
- the LOC127326269 gene encoding probable disease resistance protein At1g61300 isoform X2: MRAIPMSQILHVLLSPVVGVFANEIWKPIKRHSSYCLKPNTSVGRLAKATTYLKDAKDTIEEKIQLGELQSKRLTEQAQRWIDSARSAVDESYMINNKYEGRKIHFFGCSWNCFFNYRIGKAAAKTKSDAEELNKIVPRDGSIFSLLPPVGRELPLPPNIVGQTEYKDKIVGDIKQGCTMSFIGICGMGGAGKTTLLKQLNNVFSGAAEAHEFDHVIYVEVGQQQHLSTVQHNIAAQLGLALGHDESSISRSASIYNFLKERRFLLLIDDLWQMLDLVNVGVPQGSTQVGPRNRQMVIITTRLQHVCHGMQAHAHVIMLQRLKSDQAWSLFEVNAGCDKLTNSNSQIKGYAKSIVEKCGGLPLALKIVGQAMASKRSEHEWEHTVMLLQQSQFHKVPDAGSDLYHVLYVSYDQLPDERTKQCFLFVVLTSHDCVYVPYTIDIWMSHGLIGDDGDVRNSYLRGHSVLGCLKRACLLEEHPRGESYVRMHDIVRDVALWIVATQQGDGPNKNWLVRHCGEEVEPQEWSSSIERISLRNKSDVAIPDARSCAAHLLLTLVLDRNLRICKVPTGLFTSTPSLTHLSLPRTSIQQLPSDIGALVNLQYLNLSETPLQLIPVELQFLKSLRYLYLGYTDQLKTIPDGTISALSLLRVLDMYKSGPFPEEKTRAYIEELESLAFLQFLGFTVTDCESLHRIFNLPLRFLDIQGVEGLRRLHMSPTLVSKTRARQLDTLALYGIESLESLLIGETDMDSDWYFKILDELRLKNLQNLKSIVWKGVVPHLCLPLLRTLQIEGCHSIRTITWIKQLPCLEEVYVVDCYSVLELASTDDDEGPLSCAATAPFPRLKRLVVYECCMLEKLPTRLLKEESAPLILGKNDWWQKLGWDDNSVKSILFPFFRELPAYFQGSMAETYSALHT; the protein is encoded by the exons ATGAGAG CAATCCCCATGTCTCAGATTTTGCATGTGCTACTCTCCCCAGTAGTCGGCGTCTTTGCAAATGAGATATGGAAGCCAATTAAGCGGCACTCTAGCTACTGCCTGAAACCCAACACTAGTGTTGGTAGACTAGCAAAGGCTACTACATATTTGAAAGACGCCAAAgacactattgaggagaaaattcaaCTGGGTGAACTCCAGAGCAAAAGACTCACAGAGCAAGCACAACGGTGGATAGATAGTGCTCGATCAGCAGTAGACGAATCGTACATGATCAACAATAAGTATGAGGGAAGGAAAATACATTTCTTTGGTTGCTCCTGGAATTGTTTCTTCAACTATAGGATTGGTAAAGCTGCTGCCAAGACAAAGAGTGATGCCGAGGAGCTAAACAAAATAGTTCCACGGGATGGTAGTATCTTCAGTTTGCTTCCCCCAGTTGGCAGAGAGCTACCTCTGCCACCTAACATTGTGGGGCAGACTGAGTACAAAGACAAGATTGTTGGTGACATCAAACAAGGCTGCACCATGAGTTTCATTGGGATATGTGGTATGGGAGGTGCAGGCAAAACAACTCTACTTAAGCAATTAAACAACGTCTTCAGCGGCGCTGCAGAAGCGCATGAATTCGATCATGTCATTTATGTGGAAGTAGGTCAGCAACAACATCTGAGTACAGTTCAGCATAATATCGCAGCCCAGCTCGGCCTGGCACTAGGACATGATGAAAGCTCCATTTCTAGATCTGCATCCATTTACAACTTCTTGAAGGAAAGGAGGTTTCTGTTGTTGATAGATGACCTTTGGCAAATGCTGGACCTAGTCAATGTTGGCGTACCACAAGGTTCCACACAAGTTGGCCCTCGGAATAGGCAGATGGTAATTATCACAACACGTTTACAACATGTCTGTCATGGAATGCAAGCGCATGCTCATGTGATTATGCTACAAAGGCTAAAGTCTGACCAAGCGTGGAGTCTCTTTGAAGTAAATGCAGGATGCGATAAACTAACCAACAGTAATTCTCAAATCAAAGGCTATGCCAAGAGCATTGTGGAAAAGTGTGGAGGCCTCCCACTAGCGCTCAAGATAGTTGGGCAGGCTATGGCATCAAAAAGAAGTGAACATGAATGGGAACATACTGTGATGTTGCTTCAACAGTCTCAGTTCCACAAAGTTCCAGATGCAGGAAGTGACCTATACCATGTACTGTATGTTAGTTATGACCAACTGCCAGATGAGAGGACAAAGCAATGTTTTCTTTTCGTTGTCTTGACTTCACATGATTGTGTGTATGTGCCATATACAATAGATATTTGGATGAGCCATGGGTTAATAGGTGACGATGGTGATGTCAGGAACAGCTATTTGAGAGGACACTCGGTTCTTGGGTGCTTAAAAAGAGCTTGCCTGTTGGAAGAACATCCTAGAGGGGAAAGTTATGTGAGGATGCATGATATCGTCCGAGATGTAGCTCTTTGGATTGTAGCAACCCAACAAGGAGATGGACCAAATAAGAACTGGCTAGTCCGTCACTGTGGGGAAGAGGTGGAGCCACAAGAGTGGAGCAGTAGTATTGAAAGAATTTCCCTTAGGAACAAGAGTGATGTTGCCATTCCTGATGCTCGCAGTTGCGCAGCTCACCTTTTGTTGACTCTGGTACTGGACAGAAACTTGAGGATTTGCAAGGTTCCTACAGGCCTTTTTACAAGTACTCCATCTCTCACTCACTTGAGTCTACCGAGAACTAGTATTCAACAACTCCCATCAGATATTGGAGCATTAGTAAACTTGCAGTACCTTAATCTTTCGGAAACGCCACTCCAATTGATCCCAGTGGAGCTGCAGTTCTTGAAAAGTTTGAGGTACCTATATTTAGGATATACAGATCAATTGAAAACTATCCCAGATGGGACCATATCTGCACTAAGTCTGCTGAGGGTGCTTGATATGTACAAAAGCGGTCCTTTTCCAGAGGAAAAAACACGGGCATACATTGAGGAGTTGGAGAGTTTGGCATTCTTACAATTTCTTGGCTTCACGGTTACTGATTGTGAGTCCCTTCACAGAATTTTCAACCTGCCCTTGAGATTTCTTGATATACAAGGAGTTGAAGGCTTGCGACGTCTCCATATGTCACCTACACTCGTTAGCAAAACAAGGGCACGCCAGCTTGATACCTTAGCATTGTATGGAATAGAAAGCTTGGAGAGCTTGCTGATAGGTGAAACGGATATGGATTCAGACTGGTACTTTAAAATCCTTGATGAGCTCCGATTGAAGAACCTCCAAAATCTGAAAAGTATCGTATGGAAAGGGGTGGTGCCTCATCTTTGCCTTCCTTTACTTCGTACGCTACAGATAGAAGGCTGCCACAGCATCAGGACAATCACATGGATCAAGCAGTTGCCCTGCCTAGAGGAGGTATATGTGGTTGATTGTTATTCAGTGTTGGAGTTAGCGAGTACTGATGATGACGAAGGACCCTTGTCATGTGCTGCCACGGCTCCGTTTCCTCGTCTCAAG CGCTTGGTTGTGTACGAGTGTTGTATGCTGGAGAAACTGCCAACCAGGTTGCTAAAAGAAGAGAGTGCGCCACTCATACTCGGCAAAAATGACTGGTGGCAGAAACTAGGTTGGGACGACAATAGCGTGAAATCTATTTTATTTCCATTCTTCAGGGAACTGCCTGCATATTTTCAAGGAAGTATGGCAGAAACCTATAGTGCATTACATACATAA
- the LOC127326261 gene encoding large ribosomal subunit protein mL54: MAMSWTRVLKSGVVPRDAVAQLVGVRSFAVSAKGKKGGKGGAADAKPVLSKEMKSTTVFGANILKEGSDPKIQPDSEYPDWLWHLVDKRPVLSELRRKDAKTLPYEDLKRFVKLDNRARIKENNALTAKN, encoded by the coding sequence ATGGCAATGTCTTGGACAAGAGTGTTGAAGAGTGGAGTTGTTCCAAGAGACGCTGTGGCTCAATTGGTTGGGGTGAGAAGCTTTGCGGTTTCAGCCAAGGGAAAGAAGGGTGGAAAAGGTGGCGCAGCTGATGCTAAGCCTGTGCTGAGCAAGGAAATGAAGAGCACAACTGTGTTTGGGGCTAATATCCTGAAGGAGGGTTCTGATCCCAAGATCCAACCAGATTCCGAATACCCTGACTGGTTGTGGcacctggtggacaagcgccccgTGCTGAGCGAACTCCGGAGGAAAGACGCCAAGACGCTGCCTTACGAAGACCTGAAACGTTTCGTCAAGCTGGACAACCGGGCTCGGATCAAGGAGAATAATGCTCTCACTGCTAAGAACTAA
- the LOC127337882 gene encoding uncharacterized protein has translation MRPGMYTPVLGGESKLAYTWEDYEIAPYPGFASAADAVIKKFWRNYRVATEHKDRADVVLRNMCRKLTRQQWYNQRITCIGHFYAEQGVRYTKPEIVQGLAPAMTIDDFMSVVPHWADNNKRAAFMELVKNWVGETPISRP, from the exons atgcggccggggatgtacactccggtccttgggggcgagtccaagctagcctacacttgggaagactatgagatagcgccttaccctggctttgcttccgccgccgacgccgtgatcaagaagttttgg cgcaactacagggtggcgactgagcataaggatagggcggacgtggtgctccgtaacatgtgtcggaagttgacacggcagcagtggtacaaccagaggatcacgtgcatcggccacttctatgctgagcagggcgtaaggtacacaaagcctgagattgtgcagggactcgccccggctatgacgatagatgacttcatgtcg gttgtaccacattgggctgataataataagagggccgccttcatggagttggtcaagAATTGGGTCGGCGAAACCCCGATTTCAAGGCCGTGA
- the LOC127326253 gene encoding uncharacterized protein, translating to MGCAGSTPKVDESSKKLRKPKPWKHTQPITPAQLKQMCDEFWDTAPHYGGQKEIWDALRAAATEADLTLAQTIVDSAGIIVSNPDLTVCYDERGAKYELPNYVLSEPTNLIRDG from the exons ATGGGCTGCGCTGGATCCACGCCCAAAGTCGATG AGAGCAGTAAGAAGCTAAGAAAGCCAAAGCCTTGGAAGCACACTCAACCAATAACACCTGCGCAACTCAAGCAGATGTGTGATGAATTCTGGGACACAGCCCCACACTATGGTGGACAGAAAG AGATCTGGGATGCACTCAGGGCTGCGGCTACAGAAGCTGACTTGACTCTTGCACAGACCATAGTGGACAGTGCTGGAATCATCGTTTCGAATCCCGATCTTACAGTTTGTTATGATGAGAGAG GTGCCAAGTACGAGCTGCCTAATTACGTTTTGAGCGAGCCAACAAATCTGATACGTGATGGCTGA
- the LOC127326234 gene encoding F-box protein At5g49610: MQGEAMQLGGGEEACKDPGNPPATGHQVRDRAAPSHSSPPFPSTESSSSEEHEDEQHKPVASLPEDAVVEILSRVPYRSLRRFKCVSKPWLALCSDPKIRKRCPQTLSGFFHFSRDGLKFHNLPRGGPPIVDPSMSFLRESYIHVQLVQCCSSLLLCQCLKSTPEGGYPYEFVVCNPATEKWAVIPPISLPGREERSLLDQINVFLGFDTAAPSRFVLFVPQRSVCETAEVAIYSSQTGRWTSVQNEWGDQTIPVGNRECAFVNGTMHMTTLYSWVATVDAEGKVCRKFKLPYVSSSDTFGVPGSTGHSQGHFYAWQINNYSDCQLYVWVLEDYDSGKWTLKHTVNVLELFGRHHRKNTESYTMFAIHPERNLIFLTDRKEMTVSYDMDSQKVHVICTSGEFLGGLPYTPCFADWPSDGHS, encoded by the exons ATGCAGGGAGAGGCGATGCAACTAGGAGGAGGGGAAGAAGCCTGCAAGGATCCGGGCAACCCGCCGGCGACCGGCCACCAAGTCCGCGACAGGGCCGCTCCATCCCATTCGTCGCCGCCATTCCCTTCCACcgaatcatcgtcgtccgag GAACATGAGGACGAGCAGCACAAGCCCGTGGCGAGCCTGCCGGAGGACGCTGTGGTCGAGATCCTGTCCCGGGTGCCCTACAGGTCGCTCCGCCGCTTCAAGTGCGTGTCAAAGCCGTGGCTTGCCCTCTGCTCCGATCCGAAAATCCGCAAGAGGTGCCCGCAGACCCTCTCCGGCTTCTTCCACTTCAGCCGCGATGGCCTCAAGTTCCACAATTTGCCCAGGGGAGGTCCCCCTATAGTCGATCCCTCTATGTCTTTCTTGCGCGAGAGCTACATCCACGTCCAGCTTGTACAATGCTGCAGCAGCCTTCTTCTCTGCCAGTGCTTGAAATCGACTCCAGAGGGAGGATACCCCTATGAGTTTGTCGTCTGCAATCCCGCGACAGAGAAGTGGGCTGTAATACCTCCTATATCATTGCCGGGCCGAGAGGAACGTTCCCTTCTGGACCAGATCAATGTGTTTTTAGGTTTTGACACGGCCGCTCCATCCCGCTTTGTGCTGTTTGTGCCCCAGAGAAGTGTTTGCGAAACTGCAGAGGTAGCCATCTACTCATCACAAACTGGACGATGGACTTCCGTGCAGAATGAGTGGGGTGACCAAACTATTCCGGTTGGGAATCGGGAATGTGCCTTCGTGAATGGGACTATGCATATGACTACCCTTTATTCTTGGGTAGCCACAGTCGATGCCGAGGGGAAAGTTTGCAGGAAATTTAAACTGCCATATGTAAGCAGCAGTGATACTTTTGGTGTTCCCGGTTCCACTGGTCATTCTCAGGGACACTTCTATGCGTGGCAGATAAATAATTATTCTGACTGTCAACTCTATGTTTGGGTTCTTGAGGATTACGACAGTGGAAAGTGGACCTTGAAGCACACTGTTAACGTTTTGGAACTGTTCGGAAGGCATCATCGCAAAAATACCGAGTCCTATACAATGTTTGCAATTCACCCGGAACGTAATTTGATTTTCCTTACTGATCGGAAGGAGATGACAGTGTCATATGATATGGATAGTCAGAAAGTGCATGTTATCTGCACTTCTGGAGAATTCTTGGGTGGTCTACCTTATACTCCATGCTTTGCGGATTGGCCATCAGATGGTCACTCATAG
- the LOC127326241 gene encoding ER lumen protein-retaining receptor A produces MNAFRFLGDMTHLFSVIVLLLKIYANKSCSGVSRKTQELYLAVFVARYLDLFTDYISLYNTVMKLVFITTSAAIVWYMRRHPQVRRTYDREQDTFRHAILAAAAFLLALIFNDRFTIREICWAFSIYLEAVAILPQLVLLQRSRNVDNLTGQYVLFLGAYRAFYILNWVYRYFTEGHQSRWIPWIAGLVQTGLYADFFYYYFLSWKNNVKLELPA; encoded by the exons ATGAACGCCTTCCGCTTCCTGGGGGACATGACCCACCTCTTCTccgtcatcgtcctcctcctcaaGATCTACGCCAACAAGTCCTGCTCAG GGGTGTCGAGGAAGACGCAGGAGCTGTACCTGGCGGTCTTCGTCGCGCGCTACCTCGACCTCTTCACCGACTACATCTCGCTCTACAACACCGTCATGAAGCTCGTCTTCATCACCACCTCCGCCGCCATCGTCTGGTACATGCGCCGACACCCGCAGGTGCGCCGCACCTACGACAGGGAGCAGGACACCTTCAGGCACGccatcctcgccgccgccgcgttCCTGCTCGCGCTCATCTTCAACGACCGATTCACCATTCGCGAG ATATGCTGGGCATTTTCCATTTACCTGGAGGCAGTGGCAATTCTCCCTCAGTTAGTTCTGCTCCAGAGAAGCAGAAATGTGGATAACTTGACTGGACAATATGTTCTCTTTCTCGG GGCCTACCGTGCATTCTACATTCTAAACTGGGTGTACCGTTACTTCACTGAGGGTCACCAAAGCAGATGGATCC CTTGGATCGCTGGTTTGGTCCAAACAGGTCTATATGCAGATTTCTTTTACTACTATTTCTTAAG TTGGAAGAACAACGTGAAGCTCGAGTTGCCCGCCTGA
- the LOC139834492 gene encoding uncharacterized protein, with product MEAWTHMKLVTPGPNEPRPAPEMYYGKAKENKERYCEEYAKLHPEVEDPMTEPVDEVAMMLAGYGQPHGRPACLAGGFKPQRNFTQIKATLPSGSYATSSRTTCRSRVEVDSLPAIHSSTATHPEGADLRKPPEVFFVLCDDWFLPSWTPVIEGFSV from the exons atggaagcgtggacgcacatgaagctggtgacgcccggtccgaacgagcctcggcccgcgcctgagatgtactacggcaaggccaaagagaacaaggaaagatactgcgaggagtacgccaagctccatccagaggtggaggaccctatgaccgagccggtcgacgaggtggcgatgatgctggcggggtacggccagccgcatggacgtcctgcctgccttgctgggggtttcaagcctcagaggaacttcacgcagatcaaggctaccctcccctccggcagctacgctacctcctcgcggactacatgccgttctcgggtagaggttgat TCTCTCCCGGCCATCCACAGCTCCACTGCCACCCACCCGGAGGGCGCCGACCTCCGCAAGCCCCCGGAGGTCTTCTTCGTCCTCTGCGATGACTGGTTCTTGCCTTCTTGGACGCCAGTAATTGAGGGATTTTCTGTCTGA